The following are encoded in a window of Loxodonta africana isolate mLoxAfr1 chromosome Y, mLoxAfr1.hap2, whole genome shotgun sequence genomic DNA:
- the CLDN34 gene encoding claudin-34 has protein sequence MILLVNSANCQVAGFAAATIGWLLSTTSMGLVEWRLWHISHAPPLLSSLVCVGMWRVCIHYHDSNKAIFCYHYTYHDTFLPLDICVSQNLLLVATILGLLGKACIIFAIRNLYMGILRKTATCNPFIASGILYLSASVCISVAVIWNYHSVRNEQGIHFPSSFYVPFKPDTQEIGSAFLVAALAAFLMLLSGFIFLSYRVPLDSQVHPEIAEI, from the coding sequence ATGATCTTGCTCGTCAATAGCGCCAACTGCCAAGTAGCAGGCTTCGCTGCTGCCACCATCGGATGGCTCCTTTCTACCACCTCCATGGGCCTCGTGGAGTGGCGACTGTGGCATATAAGCCACGCCCCACCCTTACTCTCCAGCCTGGTCTGCGTGGGAATGTGGAGAGTCTGCATTCACTACCATGACagcaacaaggccatattttgttaCCATTATACCTACCATGACACCTTTCTCCCTCTTGATATTTGTGTTTCACAAAACCTCCTGCTGGTAGCCACCATTCTAGGGCTCTTGGGGAAAGCCTGCATCATCTTTGCaattaggaacctgtacatgggaATTCTTCGGAAGACTGCCACCTGCAATCCATTCATTGCTTCAGGAATTCTGTACTTGTCTGCCAGTGTCTGTATCTCAGTCGCTGTgatctggaattaccattctgtAAGGAATGAACAGGGTATTCACTTCCCTTCATCTTTCTACGTGCCCTTCAAGCCAGACACTCAGGAGATTGGGAGTGCCTTTCTGGTGGCCGCCCTTGCTGCCTTCCTGATGTTGTTAAGtggatttattttcctttcttatagAGTTCCCCTGGACAGCCAGGTGCATCCTGAGATTGCAGAGATATAA